The segment GGGAATCGTTATAGCCGATTCCGAAGGAGCGATTTTCGATGCGAATGATTCTTTTTTAAAACTTACCGGCTATACCCGATCGACACTAAGATCCCTGAATGTCTGGCAATTGACTGCCGATCGTTGGAGATCCATCGAAGCCGATACGATCAAAGAACAACTCATTCCGAACGGTTACACCGAAGAATATGAAAAGGAAATCGTTCGCAAAGATAAAACATTAGTTTCCGTGTCGGTAAAAATGTATTACTTAACCGAATCTCGAGGAGCAAGGAAAGTAATCTGGGGAACATTTAGAGATATAACCCAAAAAAAAACAAGGGATGAATTAAATTCCCAAAATTATCGAAAAACCAAAGAAAGCTGGGAAGCACTCAAACGAATTTTTGACCTAAATCCTCTCCCAATGAGCATATCGGAAATAGATTCCGGAAAACTAATAGATGTCAACACACGATTCGAAGAAGAAGTCGGGTACACTTACGACGAGCTATTAGGTAAAACGACCGTAGAATTGCAGATTTGGAAGGATGTCGATACGCGCACTCGAACAATGAAAGTGATTCGAGAGAAAGGTTGGATAAATAACCTAGAACTTTTATTTAGAAGAAAATCAGGAGAAGAGTTTTGGGGACTTTTTTCCGCGCAGATCATAGAATACAAAGGGTCGACGGTTCTTCTCACAATCACGGCTCCGATCTCCGATCGGATCAAGGAAGACCGGGAAAAGAGAAAGCTATTAGAAGATATTCAGGAAAAACAGGAAATCCTTGATCAAATCATTCGTCTTAACCCTTCGGCTATCACGCTTTCGAAAGCTGATGGAACCTACCTAGAAGCAAACGATCTTTTTCTCGAATACGTCGGAAAAACTAAGGAAGAAACTTTAGGCAAAACCCCCGTTGAATTAGGCGTCTACTACGACTTGACGGATCGAGCAAGGGTTCTCGAAGGCTTACGAACCGCAGGTATCGTAAGAAACCTTGAAATCACCATGAAAACAGCCGAAGGAAAGATTCGGTCCATTTTATTTTCAGCCAGAATATTGGAATCCAAAGGAGAAAAGAAAATACTAGCGATCGGCCATGATATCTCCGATATCAAAGAATCTCGGGAAAGACTCGAATCATTAGCGAAAGAGTTGGAAAAAAGCCGAGAGTTATTTCAAAAATTATTTCAACTAATCCCTTCAGGAGTTGTGCTTACCGATTGGGAAACTAGACGCATTATAGATGCAAATGAACGATATTTGGAATTGATTCAGTTTTCCCGTGACGCGGTAATCGGCAAGACAACTCCTGAATTACATATATGGGATTTAGATCCGGAATTTAGATCCTACGTTTACGATTCTTTAAAAACGAAAAACGAAGTCGCAAGTATGGAAACCGTATTTAAAGCCTCGGACGGCACTCCGATACCTGTTTTATATTCCGGTCGTATGGTAACTCTCAACGGGCGTCCGCACGTCATCTCAGTAAGTACTGACATCTCCGAAAGAAAAAAGGCCGAAGAAGAAGCAAAAAGATTAAACGAAGAGATACTATATAATAAGGATCTATTCGAACGTATATTCCAACTAAATCCCGCCGCAGTCTCTTTATCCGATTTAGAAACGGGAGTTTACCAGCAGGTAAACCAATCTTACTGCGAGCTGATAGGATACACGAGAGAACAGATTATCGGAAAGTCCTCTCTCGAGCTTGGAATTTGGCAAAAGAACATCGATCGTAAAACGTTACTGGCCGAACTCAAGGAGAAGGGATGGACGGGCAGCATCGAGGCCACCATACTTCATTCCGACGGTACACAGCGAAAAGTGTTATCGGGTAACCGAGTTTTCAGAATGAATGATCGACAGATGCTACTCGCCCTACTGATCGATATTACTGAAAAGAAAAAAATCGAGGCGGAAAGAGACGAATATTTTGCCCAACTAGAGGAGAGTAAAGAACTCTTCGAACGCGTATTCGAGATGAATCCGGATACTATCACGATTTCCGATCTAACAACGGGAACCTATATCAGTGTAAACGAAAGATTTACTGAAATGCTACAGTATCCGAAAGAGGATGCTATCGGAAACACGTCCGTCGAGTTGGGAATATGGCCGAGCGACGTTCGCAATAAGATCGTTGAAACGTTAAGCGAAAAAGGAGTCATGAGGGATTTCGACGTTCAACTTACTCGTAAAGACGGCTCCAAAGTCGATGCCAGCTTTTCGGCGCGGATCATCAATTTAGGAAAATCTCCCTCGTTGATTGCGATCACTCGCGACATTACTCTATCTAAAGCCGCTGCGATGGAAAAAGAAGAACAGGCTCAAAGACTGTCGATGCAGGCAAAAGCGTTTCTAGAAATGACGAGAGATCCCGAATTCGTTTCAGGAAGTTTAGAAGCTGCTGCAAAAAAAATCTCGAAAATGGCTTCTGAAACGCTGGATTGCGACCGAGCCTCGATCTGGATTTTTGATAAAGGAAGTGAGGAAATTTGGACATTAATCGCCGGCTGGGATAGAGGAAGTAACAGATTCCTTGAAAGCATGTCCGTACGATTATCGGATTATCCTAGTTACTTCGAAGCTATAAAGGCGGCAAGGTTCCTGGACATTAAAGACGCAGCCAACGACCCGCGTACGAAAGAATTCGCCGATATTTATTGTACTCCTTTAAACATCACCTCACTCCTAAACGCACCCGTATTCTTAAGAGGTAGGATTAAAGGAGTCGTTCGTCTGGACCATCGGGGAAAGTTGCGGGAATGGAAAGGATACGAATCGCAGTTCGCAGTTACGGTAACCGAACAAGTCACCCAACTTTTGCTGAACGCGGAAAGGAATGAAGCGAAAGAAGAATTGGAAAAAGCGGTCACTATTCGAACTTCCGAGCTCGCTTCAGCATTGGATAATCTTCGTAAAACCCAGGATCAACTTATCCTTTCGGAGAAAATGGCCGCATTAGGGCAATTAGTTGCCGGAATCGCCCACGAGATAAACAATCCTTTAGGTGCGATATCCGCATTAAGCGGCGAACTAAAAGCCTATCTAAATTCTTCGGCAGATAGACTTGAAAAATTGGGAATAATGCTCTCTTCCGCAAATTCGCTCCTTATTCATAATCTTTCAAATTTTATCCGATGTGGTTTAGAAAGCAAAGAATCGCAGCTTACCAGAGAAGAGCGAAGAATCATCTTAAAAGATATTAAAAATAATCTCACAGAAATCGGTTTCGAAAATGCCTACGATCTAGCGGATAGAATAATGGATATAGGTCTTCAAACTGCCCTAAAGGAATTTCCGGACCTGTTCGGCGACCCATCCAATTACCCGCTTCTTGATTTTGCAATCGAGGAAATCCAAACTTTCAAGAATGTAACTTCGATTCGTTTAGCCGTGGATCGAACTTCAAAAATAGTCTATGCATTAAAGAATTATGCACATATCGATTTCGGCGGGAGAAAAGTAGAAACGGATCTAGTAGAGAATATCGAAACCGTCTTGACCATTTATCATAATCAAATGAAGAACGGAGTCGAAATTGAATTGGATTTTCCGATTCGGCCTAAAGTGCCCGCTTTTCCCGACGATTTGTTACAGGTTTGGACAAACCTTATTTACAATTCGTTACAAGCAATGAACTTCAAAGGTAAGATTAGGATTTCCATTCGCGAATCCAACGACGACGTGACAGTTTCCATATGGGACAACGGCCCCGGAATTCCTGCCGAAGTAAAAGCAAAGATCTTCGATCCATTCTTTACGACAAAAGGTCCCGGCGAAGGTAGCGGACTGGGGCTTGATATATCTAGAAGAATCATACTTAAGCATAGTGGTCGCATCGAACTCGATTCGAAACCGGGAGAAACGACGTTTAAAGTAATCCTTCCTAGAAGCTAAAAATTCGTTTTTAGTTTGATCCTGTTTAAGGTTCGAATGAAATTCAAATTATGAAAAGGTCGTCTTCGAATTGCGTTATTATAGCAGTCATTTTATCGCTAGTTTCTTTTACATTTCTTTTCGGAAAAAATAAAGTTAGAGTAGAAAGCAAACTCCCCGCTATCTTATCCGGCCCGATGGTCGGATATTCCACCCATAAGGAAGTAAAACTCTGGGTACAAACAAAAATTCCGGCAAAAGTCTATGTAGAATATTTTCCGGTCGGAGAATCGAATCATAAAAAAAAGACCTTAGAAACCACCACCAGACATGATCAGGGAAATGTAGCACATTTACTCGCGGATGAGCTTGAGCCTGGAAAAAAGTATTCTTATTTACTATACGTCGATGGTAATCCG is part of the Leptospira broomii serovar Hurstbridge str. 5399 genome and harbors:
- a CDS encoding PAS domain-containing sensor histidine kinase, with the translated sequence MNPRFLESEFLLQIFESCREGIVIADSEGAIFDANDSFLKLTGYTRSTLRSLNVWQLTADRWRSIEADTIKEQLIPNGYTEEYEKEIVRKDKTLVSVSVKMYYLTESRGARKVIWGTFRDITQKKTRDELNSQNYRKTKESWEALKRIFDLNPLPMSISEIDSGKLIDVNTRFEEEVGYTYDELLGKTTVELQIWKDVDTRTRTMKVIREKGWINNLELLFRRKSGEEFWGLFSAQIIEYKGSTVLLTITAPISDRIKEDREKRKLLEDIQEKQEILDQIIRLNPSAITLSKADGTYLEANDLFLEYVGKTKEETLGKTPVELGVYYDLTDRARVLEGLRTAGIVRNLEITMKTAEGKIRSILFSARILESKGEKKILAIGHDISDIKESRERLESLAKELEKSRELFQKLFQLIPSGVVLTDWETRRIIDANERYLELIQFSRDAVIGKTTPELHIWDLDPEFRSYVYDSLKTKNEVASMETVFKASDGTPIPVLYSGRMVTLNGRPHVISVSTDISERKKAEEEAKRLNEEILYNKDLFERIFQLNPAAVSLSDLETGVYQQVNQSYCELIGYTREQIIGKSSLELGIWQKNIDRKTLLAELKEKGWTGSIEATILHSDGTQRKVLSGNRVFRMNDRQMLLALLIDITEKKKIEAERDEYFAQLEESKELFERVFEMNPDTITISDLTTGTYISVNERFTEMLQYPKEDAIGNTSVELGIWPSDVRNKIVETLSEKGVMRDFDVQLTRKDGSKVDASFSARIINLGKSPSLIAITRDITLSKAAAMEKEEQAQRLSMQAKAFLEMTRDPEFVSGSLEAAAKKISKMASETLDCDRASIWIFDKGSEEIWTLIAGWDRGSNRFLESMSVRLSDYPSYFEAIKAARFLDIKDAANDPRTKEFADIYCTPLNITSLLNAPVFLRGRIKGVVRLDHRGKLREWKGYESQFAVTVTEQVTQLLLNAERNEAKEELEKAVTIRTSELASALDNLRKTQDQLILSEKMAALGQLVAGIAHEINNPLGAISALSGELKAYLNSSADRLEKLGIMLSSANSLLIHNLSNFIRCGLESKESQLTREERRIILKDIKNNLTEIGFENAYDLADRIMDIGLQTALKEFPDLFGDPSNYPLLDFAIEEIQTFKNVTSIRLAVDRTSKIVYALKNYAHIDFGGRKVETDLVENIETVLTIYHNQMKNGVEIELDFPIRPKVPAFPDDLLQVWTNLIYNSLQAMNFKGKIRISIRESNDDVTVSIWDNGPGIPAEVKAKIFDPFFTTKGPGEGSGLGLDISRRIILKHSGRIELDSKPGETTFKVILPRS